The Candidatus Hinthialibacter antarcticus genome contains the following window.
CGATTTTTGGATCAATGGATCGCCGAAGCCAAGGCATCCGACGTTCGAATGCTGTATGGAATGGCGAAGACGCTGGAACGGCATCGAGACGGCTTGTTGAACTATTACCGCTTCCCGATTTCAACCGCTCCACTCGAGGGAACCAACAATAAAATCAAAACCATGAAACGCCAAGCCTATGGATTTCGAGATCAAGAATTCTTTAAACTCAAAATCATGGCCATCCATCAATGTAGGTACTCATTTACCGGATGAACCATAAATCTAGTCTAGATTTTATCCGATATTCTAATCGCACAGCGACCTTTTAGTTGGACAATGTTATGTTAAGCAAAATTTTAATTATTGATGATGACGAAACAACCCGGCTTCTTTTGGAAAGCCACTTAGCCGGTTCGGGCTACGAAGTACGGTGTGAAGGCAGCGCAGAAGGGCTGCGGACCGCTCTGACTGAAGACGACTTCCAGGCAATCCTCCTCGATGTGCAGTTGCCTGACGGCGACGGCATAGACCTGTTGGATGAAGTGAAACAACTGTCGTCTACAACGCCAGTCATTATGATTACGGCCCACCGCAGCGTTGAAAAAGCGGTCGAGGCGATACGCAAAGGCGCGTATAATTACTGTCCGAAGCCAATCGACCTCAATCGTCTCACGGTGTCCGTCAAAAATGCGTTAGACCGCTATGACCTGCTGCAAAAGGTTACGCAATTCGAGCGGGCTAAGCGCAACCATTTTTACGAAATGATCGGCGGTAGCGCCGCCATGCAGGTCATTTATCATATTATTGAAAACGTCGCGCCAACAAAAGCAAATGTTTTAATCACGGGCGAAAGCGGCACGGGTAAAGAACTCGTCGCCCGCGCGATCCACGATTTGTCTGACCGAAAAGGCAAAGAGATCATCGACGTCAATTGCGCCGCCATCCCCAAGGATTTGCTGGAAAGTGAACTCTTTGGACATGAAAAAAGCGCATTCACCGGCGCAGCCAAACGTAACATTGGACGTTGCGAACAAGCCCACCAGTCAACGCTTTTTTTAGATGAAATCACCGACATGAATATGAATTTGCAACCGAAACTTCTTCGGTTTTTGCAAGATTATTCTTTCTATCGCGTAGGCGGAAAAGACAAAATCCAAGTGGACGTTCGCGTTGTATCAGCGAGCAACCGCGATCCCATGGAAGCGATCGAACAAAGCCGCTTACGTGAAGATTTATATTACCGATTAAATGTCGTAAATGTTCCCATTCCCCCGTTGCGTGACAGAAAAGAAGATATTCCTGAATTGGCCGAAATATTTTTACAGCGCTACTCCCAGGAAAATCAAAAATCGTTTGAGGAGTTATCATCAGACACTCTCGAAGCGCTCTGTAATTACGATTGGCCGGGCAACGTACGCCAACTCCAGAATTGCTTGCAACAATGCGTGGTGTTAGGCGATAACAAAATATTAGAAGCGGACATGCTACCTGATATAGTACGCAACTCCGCCCCCACTCATTTTTATAGCAAATCTCTCGTGGATGACGACTATAGCGATCTCGATGAAGCCTCGACCGGGCATCTCTCAACAGATGCGCCAAGACGCGGCGGCAAAATTCGTCCGCTAATAGACATGGAGCAAGAAGCCATCGACGGAGCATTGCAAATCACGCATGGAAATGTTGCCCTAGCTGCTTCTGCATTACAAATCAGCACAGCAACCTTGTACCGCAAAGTTCGCGAGTACGGCTTCCAAATTAAAAAATACAAAGATGTGGTACTCGATTAGGAATAGAGAGATTTCCCCATGAGAGTCATCGTCACCGGAGCCAGCAAAGGAATCGGGCGTGGAATCGCAACCTACTTGGCAAAACAAGGGTACAGCGTTGGCCTTTTAGCCCGTTCTCAATCCTTACTTGATGAACTCCGCAATGAAATTATTCAAGACGGCGGCAAAGCGGAATCAATTGACGCTGATTTGCGAGACCCGAACCGCGTAGAAGAAGCCATCGACGGCCTTGTGAATATCCTGGGCGGAATTGATGCGCTGATTAATAACGCGGGGCTGGTCATTCGCAAAGATGTGTTTTCACTGTCTCCGTCCGAGTGGACCGCAATGATGGAGACTAACGTCAACGGTCTGTTCTATTGCACGCAATCAGCGCTCCGATATATGAAAAAGCAACAGAGTGGTCATATCATAAACATCTCATCAATTTCAGGTTATGTCCCTCTCCCTGGTGGAAGCGGCTACGCTGCGTCTAAGTATGCCGTCACAGGGTTTTCTGAATCTCTCTTCCATGAAGTGCGCGACTTCAACATCAAAGTTTCAACCGTATTCCCCGGTTCGGTAGATTCTGAGTCACACCGCCATGACGCTGAACAAAACCATTCCTGGAAGATTTCGCCGGAAGAAGTTGGTCAAGCATGTTTTAATATCTTAAATACTGAGCCAGGCAACTGCATTAGCCGCGTAGAAATTCGTCCTTTAAAACGACCTGTCAAAAAATAAATTTTTTGATACTTTCTATTTTATCACTCCCTTTTATTTAAATTGCGGTTATTATTAATAGCCGTAATAAATTCAAATCTAATGTGGTTGTTCCCACAAATCTCGAATGATGAGAGCGCTGAATGCATACTGATAACGCACGTCCATTGATTTTAAAAGGAGCCGTAGCAATCACGCCGTTCAGGCGCGAGGAAGGCGTTACTCTTGTTCTTAAAGAAGGCAAAATTGACCAGATGGGGCG
Protein-coding sequences here:
- a CDS encoding transposase; translated protein: RFLDQWIAEAKASDVRMLYGMAKTLERHRDGLLNYYRFPISTAPLEGTNNKIKTMKRQAYGFRDQEFFKLKIMAIHQCRYSFTG
- a CDS encoding SDR family NAD(P)-dependent oxidoreductase; the encoded protein is MRVIVTGASKGIGRGIATYLAKQGYSVGLLARSQSLLDELRNEIIQDGGKAESIDADLRDPNRVEEAIDGLVNILGGIDALINNAGLVIRKDVFSLSPSEWTAMMETNVNGLFYCTQSALRYMKKQQSGHIINISSISGYVPLPGGSGYAASKYAVTGFSESLFHEVRDFNIKVSTVFPGSVDSESHRHDAEQNHSWKISPEEVGQACFNILNTEPGNCISRVEIRPLKRPVKK
- a CDS encoding sigma-54 dependent transcriptional regulator; its protein translation is MLSKILIIDDDETTRLLLESHLAGSGYEVRCEGSAEGLRTALTEDDFQAILLDVQLPDGDGIDLLDEVKQLSSTTPVIMITAHRSVEKAVEAIRKGAYNYCPKPIDLNRLTVSVKNALDRYDLLQKVTQFERAKRNHFYEMIGGSAAMQVIYHIIENVAPTKANVLITGESGTGKELVARAIHDLSDRKGKEIIDVNCAAIPKDLLESELFGHEKSAFTGAAKRNIGRCEQAHQSTLFLDEITDMNMNLQPKLLRFLQDYSFYRVGGKDKIQVDVRVVSASNRDPMEAIEQSRLREDLYYRLNVVNVPIPPLRDRKEDIPELAEIFLQRYSQENQKSFEELSSDTLEALCNYDWPGNVRQLQNCLQQCVVLGDNKILEADMLPDIVRNSAPTHFYSKSLVDDDYSDLDEASTGHLSTDAPRRGGKIRPLIDMEQEAIDGALQITHGNVALAASALQISTATLYRKVREYGFQIKKYKDVVLD